The Maridesulfovibrio salexigens DSM 2638 region TTGCCCAAGGATATTCTTGAGAAACTGCGTGAAGTTCTTGTGCAGCTCGGTGTGAAAATCCGTCCCAACATGCTTATCGGTCCGGTTATCAGTCTTGATGACCTGCTGCGCGATGGCTACAAGGCGATTTTCATCGGAACCGGGGTCTGGAATCCTCGTCCGCTGCGGCTCAAGGGTGAAACCCTCGGCCATGTGCATTACGCCATCAACTATCTTAAGAATCCCGATGTCTACCAACTGGGCAAGAAGGTTGCGGTCATTGGTGCCGGTAACGTGGCTATGGATGTGGCTCGTACTGCATTGCGTAAAGGCGCAGAGGAAGTGACCGTTCTTTACCGCCGTGGTCAGGAAGATATGTCCGCCACCAAATATGAGTACGATTATGCCAAGCTGGACGGCGTGCACTTCAAGTTTTTCCATTCTCCGCTGGAACTTTCCGAGGAAGGTGTGCTTTGCGTGCGTACTGAAAAAGAAACCGATGAAGATGGCAATACCAAGCTGGTTACCATTGAAGGTTCTGAAAAGATGGAGCAGGCCGATTCTATTTTTATCGCAGTAAGTCAGGCCCCGCGTAATAACCTGACCGGAATCGAAATCGGCAAGACCGGACTGGTCATTACCGATGAAGAAGGTCGTACCACTCGTGACGGCGTATTCGCTTCCGGGGATGTTGTCACCGGAGCCAGAACCGTAGCCGAAGCCGTGCGTTGTTCCAAGAATTCCGCGCAGGCAATTATGGATTACGTTGAAGGTTTGTAGGAAGTTTGGAATTCCTGTTAGTCAAAATAAAAACATCCCGGAATTGTGTTTAATTCCGGGATGTTTTTTATTTACTGCATCTGTTTGCCGCGCATTCCTCCGGGACCGTGTCCTTCGGGAACACAGAATATTTGATCTCCCCGGTTCATGCATAACCCGGAAAGCTTACCGCGCGGGGTTACTACTGTGCACTCATCTCCATGAGATTTACCTTCGCAGGCAGTGAAAGCTTCTTTGGGCGGCCCTTGGCGGTTACCGGGACCACGTCCCTGCCCCATTCCGCCTTGCATCATTCCTTGACCCATGCCTTGCCCCATGCCGGAGCTCCGGCCTTGATTTCTTCCCATTCCCTGTCTGTTCCCACCCATAGGGCTCATTCCATCAGAGAATGAATTTGGGGAACCGCCTTTCCAAGTAGGGATTTTGGTGTAGGGCGGATCATATGGTTGAACTCCGCCGCCAGCTACACAACGTGCGTAATTATAGATGCGAATGTCATCCCCTTGCGGGCCGCGTCCATTAGGGAAGGCATCCGGAGTGCCTGATTTCGGGTCACTGCGTTGTGATCCTGCTCCGTGAACGTCCATCCATTTTTTATTGTTGCTGCGTGGGGGCGCGAAGTAGCCCAAGGCCCGTCCAAAGGCAACGTAGGATGCGTGGGAAGGTTTAGGACCGTCCATATGTGTGGTTGAGGACCAGTAGTAGGACTCATTGTCCGTGACCTTGAAGATGGAGTTGATAGCAGCGGAGTTGCTGGTTTTGGGGCTGCGTGAGTAATCTACTATGGATTGCAGTTCCTTAACGCTTGGCAATCGCCAGTCACTGCGTCCGGCATGATTCAGGTTTTCGCAATAGCTTAAGGCTTCTTCCCAATTCAGCTTTTTGCTGCTGTCGGTTTGCTGCCAGATCAGTCCGGTAGCTTTGTCTTCAATGGTTCCGTCTTTGCGGTCTACAAATATGTTTTTCCCATACTGAGGATTGCCTCGGACATAGCGGATATATTTACTGCATTTACCGCGCGGATTTCTTTTGCCATATCCTTTGATGCGACCGTCAGCGAAGTTCACCCCGAATGCGGTGGGATTGCCGTCCATGGTTTTGTCCACGTAAGTAGTTGAGGACCAGTCCTGACAGTCTATGATGCGTTCCCCTTTTGAGGTGTCGCCGTATTTGAAATCAAAATAGTCGGTATCAATAAAAGGTACAGATGCTTTTTCTGATCCTTGCACCCAGCCGTTGAAGTCTATGAGTGAGTAAAGTTCTTTAATGTTCGGGGCACGCCAGTCCGTGTAGCCTCCAACGCGACAGTCATCCGCTCCGTCCATGGCTTGTTGCCATGAGACTGCGGGTCCGCGTTCTTTGACCCACATCAGTCCCGTCACGAGATCTGATATAGTGCCGTCCCCATTGTCTTTGTAGCGAGGTTGGTTGCCTTTGTATTGTGCATCCTGCCCGTAGAAATCTTTTCCTTTAATTGGGCAAGTTATTTGGCGGGAGTTGTCGAAGCAGGCTTGCTGTCCACTATCTACTATCGGGTAATTTCCAGCCCATGCGGATGTTGAGCAGATAAAACAAAATGTAACTATGATCAAAAAAGGATTCTTTTTCATAAACGCTCCTATTGCTTTGAATTAAAGCATGAACCGAGCTTTTCATCCAGAGTATAGGTAAGTTCTTAATAAATCTTAAATGAAAAGCCCGTCTGCAAATGCAAACGGGCTTTGTTTATAAGGTCTTGCTAAGCATATAAGATTGTCGCGGCGATCATACATAACAGGTAAAGACCGCCGAAGATGGCTCCAAGTGCCCACCAGCGGGCCTGACTGATAAAACCGGAACCATACCAGATTGGTGCAGGGCCTGTGGCATAAGGGGTGATGATACCCATTACACCGAGACTGCCTGCCAGCATAAGGACTACTGTCGGCATCATTTCCGGCGGAAGCAGAGGTTGGGCAATGGCT contains the following coding sequences:
- a CDS encoding NAD(P)-dependent oxidoreductase — translated: MGKHIIEEATRCLQCKKPLCSKGCPLGTPINKMIELLLDGKMQEAGAMLFENNPLSVVCSLICPHENFCEGHCILGRKSSPVQCSDIENYISRYYLAQFQPQKKEKRKSRIAVVGSGPAGITVAFILALKGYEVTIFESEEKIGGVLQYGIPEFRLPKDILEKLREVLVQLGVKIRPNMLIGPVISLDDLLRDGYKAIFIGTGVWNPRPLRLKGETLGHVHYAINYLKNPDVYQLGKKVAVIGAGNVAMDVARTALRKGAEEVTVLYRRGQEDMSATKYEYDYAKLDGVHFKFFHSPLELSEEGVLCVRTEKETDEDGNTKLVTIEGSEKMEQADSIFIAVSQAPRNNLTGIEIGKTGLVITDEEGRTTRDGVFASGDVVTGARTVAEAVRCSKNSAQAIMDYVEGL
- a CDS encoding DUF1566 domain-containing protein: MKKNPFLIIVTFCFICSTSAWAGNYPIVDSGQQACFDNSRQITCPIKGKDFYGQDAQYKGNQPRYKDNGDGTISDLVTGLMWVKERGPAVSWQQAMDGADDCRVGGYTDWRAPNIKELYSLIDFNGWVQGSEKASVPFIDTDYFDFKYGDTSKGERIIDCQDWSSTTYVDKTMDGNPTAFGVNFADGRIKGYGKRNPRGKCSKYIRYVRGNPQYGKNIFVDRKDGTIEDKATGLIWQQTDSSKKLNWEEALSYCENLNHAGRSDWRLPSVKELQSIVDYSRSPKTSNSAAINSIFKVTDNESYYWSSTTHMDGPKPSHASYVAFGRALGYFAPPRSNNKKWMDVHGAGSQRSDPKSGTPDAFPNGRGPQGDDIRIYNYARCVAGGGVQPYDPPYTKIPTWKGGSPNSFSDGMSPMGGNRQGMGRNQGRSSGMGQGMGQGMMQGGMGQGRGPGNRQGPPKEAFTACEGKSHGDECTVVTPRGKLSGLCMNRGDQIFCVPEGHGPGGMRGKQMQ